The DNA segment ATGCTATATTTGGAACGagacgtttttttatttcactgttaaaagttatttaatataactcTATTGTTACTAAGTAATGAAATGTAGTAGAGTTAGCGAACTTCGTGGATCTCCGTAggttataataaacaatatgagTTATATATTTGGAATAAGAGTGTTTTTCACTCATTcgattttgttgaaattaattcaaagttttattgttaaagttATGGTTTTTGGATGTTGTAAAAACATGAGATTTCTAAATATGTAACTTAGTGAACCTAGCATGATTTATTGATTATCATGAACACCCATTATTCACAAATTACTACGAGGACAAAATCTCATAGAGTTGGCAATTTCATAGTAGTTATTTTTAGGTTTCATAGACATTGCTTTGTTTAGATGACAGCTGGCTGAATGAACTAAAGTTGTATATCAGTATAACCTCATCATATCAATGTAACTAATCGCAGAACCCCGTTCTATCCTATGCATACGCACTTTGAAATTTTCATATCGAAGCACTTAGAATAGACTTTAATCAAAGCATTGCTGTGTCCTTAACTAAATCTGTTTCTTCAACCTATATGtatacggtgatcgctatccgggcggatataaaatatatcctaccaccagcattatATATCCGCCCAATGTTGAGTGTAGGCCTCTTGtacgaaatatttttctatccAAGTCAGTCCTTATCCTTCTTCCCGCCACATGGACCTGGTTATCGGACAACTTCATCAAAGACCTGCCCCAGTTTCTATGACCAGGAATATTTATGAATAGTAGCGGATGTCTCTTGATGACAAAGGACAACCACTGTCTGTACACAGTGTCAGTGAATTTGGGAATACGTTGCTGACCTACATATAAGTAGGAAAATACCTTCGGTTTGCCTTTGAATCTTTCAATTCTACGCCCAAAATAACACTTTGCCACTAGTGACGAAAAAAATACCGTCGTTTTGTCGTCAAATCTTCCTAATTTACGCCCTAAATGATTACTTCGTCACTAGGTAAGAAAAATTCTTAATACTTTAAGACTGAATTCTATGAAGCcctaatgttttaaatataatacatttatatgaacAGCGTAGGCAATGTTTTAATAGCGTCCAGAGGTCTTAAGGGCggtgtatttaaaatgttggtcaaaatattttcaaacttatAATGTGTTAATGTACAGTTCACAATCGGAAATATCACCGCGAAGGTTTCTTTATCTAAGTACGATGCCGCAATAGTAgatgctatttaaaaaaaatacaatatatacttactatgtTAAAGAGTAGACAATTATTTTCACATTTGTATGagttatttaacaatatttaatatatttaatatcgcCAAGCAAAGAAAAAAACAGCATTCTTAGGACTAAGGAagattgtattataattttaatttgtacattTCGTAAGTAATATCAGGAAATCTTGATAACACATTAAGCATTATCTCATCTTTTTATTCGCTTAcagtaacattaataaaaaatcttggcGTGAAGCATTTGTCAATTATAtcgaaaaatgtttttatagattttaaagtACAATAACTTTTAACGTGGACAATTCTTATTTTAATCAAACGCACACACTCTATAACCACTTGCACAATTCACTTATATTTTCCGAGTTTCTGTAACCTATAACATTAAATTTCCAGTAATCTACAGCACGAAGTTCCTGTAATCTACAGCACAAAGTTCCTGTAATCTACAACACTAAGTAACTGTAATCTACAGCACAAAGTTCCTGTAATCTACAGCACGAAGTTCTTGTAATCTACAGCACAAAGTTCTTGTAATCTACAGCACGAAATTCCTGCATTCTAAACCAGGGTCTGAGCCCTTCCGCCCCGCCGTTACACATAAGTCGTTTGTAGTTCGGTATGTGAATTCGCTCTCTGAGTGGAGCCGCACCGGTTCCGCATCATCTGCCCGAAGGTGGTGCGGAATTGTCTTGACATTGAACAGTACAGCACGAAGTTTATCGCACCGTTGAGAAGCGCTAAGGCGTCCATTAACTCGCCGAAAAGGTTGTAGCATCGTTTGAAGAAACATCTGCCGAGAACGCCGCTCAAGAGGCCTATGAcaaaaggttttattaaaaaaatatgtacaatcaATATTAGTCATATTAAAATTGCGTAATTTCTAACAAAAGTGCAAGtaatgtcaaaattaatttaaaattttcgtttttttaaacaactttttaaaaatattggtggttataattaatttgaatataaataggctaagtataaaatatacaagcctTTCAGGCTTGTAAAAAATGATATAGTACTGAAACAGCTATAGAATTCATATTATGGTATGGAGTAAGGACCATTAGgtttattgttaacaataagttatttcaaacatcactttcattatatataaattattttcttataatattatccttTACAATCTCTGGGAATACTTAGTACAAGGTAATAACCAATAcgttataactatattattaaaggTTAAATTTTGAAAGAACGTGTATTTCAAAAAGGTAGTTAatcgattaatttatttatttttaatatttgtataattcaCCACAAAGTTGCAAACATATCATTTATGTACATCGGATTATAAATATTCTCCATAACATACGCCGcaaaagattaaaaattaattgtggTTGCTTTGAAATTTTAGTAATCCTAACTCACATATTATCAAGCTTAGTCAGATTCAAAGGACATTAATGCTTCTTCGAAAAAGCGTTCATGGCCTATCACGAGCCGTATTTACGGAAATTCTGACAACTTAATACACTATGATTTACGAGCAAATACGTAATATATAGCATTACGCTTATTTTCCTTCTGTAGGGCTGGGTAGAAACGTTATGAACCATGTTATATACagcaaacatattattatatgatctAGAATCTAGATTAAGGATCACCGGTTCCACGGACGTGACGTGACAGCGCACGACAGTTTGAAACATTTTCAAGTGATTGGAACGTGTtccagtatgaatgtttgcaCTATTATGAAATGAACTCATTTTACCTATTATTTCATGTAGTTAAGTATAGTACTGATTGGTTTGGTATTTTGATAtagttataatatgtttttatgattaacttaattttagtaattggtttatccgtactaatttaaaaaacactaataaatagcatatataatttataggacACAATTGCAAACTACGGGTTGATTCTCGTAAAAACCTAATTTCTCTTTACTCGATCCAGTGTCAAACTTGAAACTAGCATGGCCATaccaatacaattacgccacctaAGCAGACTAAGATAGAGATTATCTTACCCAATATGCCTTGAGGGAACTCAGTTAATAAGAACAGGAGCAAAACCGCGACCAGCATCTTAGTGGTGCGATCCGTCCTTCTTTCTGCTTTCGACCTCTTTGTGGAACGCTTTGCGAAGATATTGCCGTTACCATTAACAACGGTATTGGCAGGGCAAGCGCTGTACCCCTTAAGAGCCTTTTTTCTACTGTTTGCTCGATAAAGTGCGCGAATCAGCCACGCACTTATCACAGTCAGGATGACACAAGGAAGGAGTTTGATCAGAACGGCATGAACCCAGAAATTGATCTGGTACAGATTTCCGTCGAAATTCGAGTCGACGAAATATACTTTAGACGGTAGATTTGTTTTGTCGAATGTGAAGTCTTTGTGTATCGTGAATACCTGGAaagaaataatatgtttttatatttgaaggTATAATGAATAAGGAAAaatgatttggatgaaaattaatttcaacttaGAAGATGGTTTTAATACTTTTCCTTTTTTTGTAcctttataaatgaaataataaaggtACTATCCGCTAAATGATTTgacgacttaaaaaaaggaatttatttaaaaaagaatacgcCATTAGTAAGTTTACAAAAAAGGAAAACTCGAAGTAGGTTGATTCATTAttcgaaattatattatactaaacaTCGAGTTATCATTCATTTTGTATCGATCTTTACCTGTTTTATTTGAGGGTAAAACCGTTGTCAATCACTTGATGGGAACTAATGGTGTTAGGCCACAAATTCACGCGCCCTTGAacctttgttaatttattaggtgcagaactaataaattaatttacttgtagtaaacaaaatactttgtaactgTTTTTAATAGACATTGATTAATGATAATATCCTTCAAGCCTTCGAGTTGGGTACATTTATTGAATTACTGATATCCTATGACCAAGAAATTTTGGTTATTAAATATGGtaaaacactataaaatgttTCACTTAGATTTGATTACTAAACATAAACAAGTTTACATTCAAGGCCATCGAATtatatgtattacgtactagatctggcgttcggCACACTCATTGTATTCGACTCAaatgtactgcaatccgtacacctgactttaatAGGATTCCAACATTGACAGTGTGTGGTTATGTACAGAGTAacgttcataatataagaactccaGGATGGAGTGAAAACCTGGATGAATACAaagtattagtcaaataagtaaaattatttgttgttcaagtgaatacaTAGGTTAttacagtgacgttttggttgccattttagttcagattttgaacaaatagtttataaggaCGTTCGTGCCTATAGAATAAACGTCAATGTTCAAGaccatttaatttttatcaatcCTTATTTAGCTAACATCTTTAACATACGTCTGCGCTCGACTTTACTGAAATCCATTGCATTAtaacctataataatattaaattcccAAATACCATTACTTGAAGGTTCCAcaaacattcattttattttgtttatgtttcaaACGCCTTCTCCAAACCAAAtctaaatatagtttaatgatCTAATGAtactaaatattgtattaatgatTCATAAGGtttgtgtttatttacaatACGTTCCAAATACGATTGTATAAGATACAAAAATAGTTCAAGAACTTGTTTAGAAGTTACTTCAAACATAATGCGATGACCTCTCCAATCTATTAAGATCCATGAAGtatccattttaaaatatataaaatagcttTAATGTTATTCACgctaattcaattaaaatcttattgcagcaataaatgtttgtatttaattaaattccttCCGAAAATTTCAAttgactaataataaatataataatatcagccctgtattatatactatcccactgctgggcacgggcctcctctactattgagaggggtTCGaccttaggccaccacgctggcctagtgcggattggtagacttcacacattttCAAgtttcctatagaaaacttctcaggtgtgcaggtttcctctcgatgttttccttcagcattaaagcaagcgataattcacaaagaatacacacatatttttttagaaaagtcagaaatgtgtgcccttggggtttgaacctgcggacattcgtctcgacagttcgttccacacccaactaggctgtagGTACATTACTAATTACTGCGAATAATGAAATGGCACCGCCATCGAAACAGACACTGGGGTCACAGGGTAATAAACcaaattacttacaaaatatgaGGGTATACATAATACAGGCGGAAGACCGAAGCTGAGTAATATCGCCAAAGAGCATCTTCGATCAGTACAAAGAGCTGGGCTGTGCGAAGGATATCTGTAGACAAAAATGCTTGTTTAACTTAGTCGTATTGTtgatataatatagttattaatataagtatgtagtacaaattattaaattcatattatacaaaGTGTTTTCTCTTGCTTAGTTTAAGGGCAACGTATTGGATGATGAAAATTATAGTTGGCGttttaatattgacggaatctaaataatgtatataacatttaacagataaaaaaaaaaaaaaaaaaaaaaacaaaaagaaagagAATCGTTGAGCTTAAAACCCAAAAAGATTTGACTGGAGTCGCCAAGGGCGTAGGCAGGTGGGGATTGGGGGAtggctacatatttttttttgtttacccCCTTACCCCCTCATTTGATCTGCCTTTGTCCCTGCTGATCCCACAGATGAGGTTAACGTTTCACAGGCTGGATTAAAcgaattaataacattatataaaaattattcgaGTTTTATAACACACTAAATTATAGTATACCATAGTTAGGAAACATCGCACAGAAGCCGAGCAAAGttcataatgattataataaaaaataataatataataatttaaaaaccccAATAAAAAGCTAATGAAATAATGTACAGTCGAGGGCTTTTATATTACCATATAAGAGAGGTattctcattatattttatatattacataaatttttACTTCAATTTTGTGTGTATAGTGGTCTCCCGACTCTTAATCAAAATGAActtcatgatttcttatgtttacgcgaatt comes from the Manduca sexta isolate Smith_Timp_Sample1 chromosome 16, JHU_Msex_v1.0, whole genome shotgun sequence genome and includes:
- the LOC115447764 gene encoding sex peptide receptor; its protein translation is MLASQNDTFAANGSYNFLDDPRLILLLKHKANYSTNIGEVLRVLEDMRNRYNISVVKECERSEYCSGEFSDLILAYNNIHGYVSLLVCIFGSLANALNVAVLTRRDLAVAPINRLLKWLAVADVFVMIEYVPFAVYQYLLFPGQEERPYSWAVYMLFHMHFTQILHTASIFLTLSLAVWRYIAIKYPSHSPALCTDRRCSLAILLSFGLPPVLCIPSYFVFTIHKDFTFDKTNLPSKVYFVDSNFDGNLYQINFWVHAVLIKLLPCVILTVISAWLIRALYRANSRKKALKGYSACPANTVVNGNGNIFAKRSTKRSKAERRTDRTTKMLVAVLLLFLLTEFPQGILGLLSGVLGRCFFKRCYNLFGELMDALALLNGAINFVLYCSMSRQFRTTFGQMMRNRCGSTQRANSHTELQTTYV